The genomic segment TTTGTTTCGCCAACGCGCACGCCGCAATTCTTTCCCTCAACCCAAGCCCCATCGGCGTTGCTGGAAACCTTGCTGGCTTTCATAATCGGCGAGAGCGACCCGAAGGTTATCGACAGGATTAATTCATTCCACCGTAGACGCCAAGATATGGGTGCCTACCGGGAAGAGCCTTTCCTCGACTCTTGATATACGACCCAAAAAAACAAACAAAAATTCTATAACTTGACTTCAAGAAAACATTTGTATCATTCTCTCCTTGAGCGATGAGCTCATACAGATTTATGCGCCGAGGGGTTCTGAGGCGCCGCAGATATCCGCGGGAGAGGAGAAATGGTGACCACTGATAAGAAGCGTGAGGTCGAGGTACTTGTCGTTCAGTGCGGCGGTGCCGACCCGGTTCCCGAAAAGAATGTCGAGGCTAACATCAAGCTCGTTTACGAAGCAGTGAAGGATAGGAAACCGCACTTCATCGTATTCACTGAGCTTTCAAACACCCAGTATTTTTGCGGCTACAACGACCCCAAGTGGTTTGGCCTCGCCGAGCCGATCGATGGCCCGAGTGTGACGCGTATGCGCGAAGTCGCCAAAGATATCGGCTGCTACATCCTTTTCACATTCTATGAAAAGGGATTCGTAAAGGGAGAGTACTTCAACAGCCTTGCAGTGATTGATCCGCGCGGCGAGCTCGTGCCCGGCACTTTGCCGGACGGTCGTCAGGTCAAGTGCTATCGTAAGTGCCATATCCCCGATCAGTACAGCTACTCACCGGGCCTCAACGAGCGCTACTACTTCAAGGGCGGCCCGGGTCTGCCGGTTTTTGACACCGACCACGGCCGAATCGGCTCGTTGATCTGCTACGAGCGCTCCTTCCCCGAGGGCTGGCGTGTTCTGGCGCTGCATGGTGCGGAAATCATCTTCGTACCGACCGCTGCCTGGGGCAATTATCGCGCCGACAGTTGGGGGTTCGAATTGCGTACCACGGCTGTTCAGAATGGCGTCTTCGTGGTGGCTCCGAACAAGGGTGGGTCGGAGATAACCGAGGGCGAGCGAATTTTCTACGGACATAGCATTGTCTATAGCCCAATGGGCGAATTGTTGGCTGAGGGGCCGAAGCAACAGGGTCCGGCAACCATCTGGGCAACCCTGGATATGTCCGAGGTCGAGCGCCATGGGCGCCGTTACACCTTTTTCCGCGATCGGCGGCCGGAGCTCTATAGCTCGCTCGCCGACGTGTCCCGCAATGGTTACTGATTAAAAGTAAGGAATTTAGAGCTATGGATGTAGGCGTTTTTCTGGGCACGCAGCACTTGCCCGATGCGAATATTCGTCAGGAATTCGAGAACCACCTCGTGCAAACCAGAGCGATTAGGGACGCTGGATTCGATGCCCTTTGGCTCGCACAGCATTACCTGACCTACCCGGATCAGTTCTTGCAGACGACGCCGATGATGGCGCGCCTCGCGGCAGAAACCGGCGATATGACGCTGGGCACCAACATTTTCGTCCTTCCGCTGCACAACATCATCGACGTGGCAGAGCAGTATGCCACGCTGGATATCATCACCGGTGGCAAGTTGATCTTCGGCGCCGCCCTGGGGTATCGGGACATCGAGTACAACAATTTCGGCGTCGACCGGAAGCGCCGCGCAAAGTTGTTCGACGAGCAGATCGATGCACTGAAGCTGTTGTGGGAAGAGGACAACGCCACCTTCGAAGGTGAGTTCGTGAAATTCGAGAACATCTCGATCCGCCCGCGCCCCTTGCAGCGCCCCCGTCCGCCCATCTGGCTGGGTGCGGCCGCTGATCCGGCCATCAAGCGTGCGGCGATCAAGGGCGATGCTTGGATTGCAACGTCCGTCACGCAGTATGATGCCGTGAAGGAGCAAGTCGGTCTTTATCATCAGGTTCGCAAGGATGCCGGCCTACCGAGGCATCCGGAGGGAATCACCAAGTGCGTCGAGCTTTACTGCGCGCCTACCAAGGCCGAAGCCATGGAGATGGGCGCACCCTTCATGGCCAACAAGTATAAAGCCTACTATTCCTGGGGCATGGGCAAGAACGTGCCGGGCGTATCCGGCGAGGACCTGCCGCTTGAGGAGTTGATCAAGGGGCGTTTCGTCGTTGGTGACCCGGAAGAGTGCATTGCCGAGTGCCAGCGCCATCGTGACGAGCTCGAGTGCTCGCACTTGCTGGTGCGTATGAACTTCCCGGGTATGCCGCTGGAGAACGTGCTGAAAGGCATCAAGCTCTTCGGTGAAGAGGTTCTGCCGCATATCCGCTAAACAATTGCAAGAAGAAGAGGGTGTTATGTCGTCGAACAAACCGAGTGTTGCTGTAATCGGTGGTACGGGGGCGCTCGGTGGCGGCATCGCCTATCGCCTGACGTTAGCGGGTTATCGCGTGATCCTTGGATCGCGCGATGCCGCTAGGGCCGCTGAGGCCTCGCAGGCGTTGAACGCACGTGTTGGAGGGGGTATGGCTGTCGGAGCCTCCAACCGAGACGCGGCGGAAAAGTGTGAGGTGGTCATTCTGGCTGTGCCTTTCTCCACGCATGAGGAAATTCTGACCGATATTGCCGGGCAGTTGGAAGGAAAGGTTGTGGTCGATACGACCGTTCCACTTGTGCCGCCAAAGGTGTCGACCGTCCAGGTTACACAGACGGGGTCGCCGGCAGCCCGGACAGCGGAAGTTCTGGGTGATAAGGCGCAGGTCGTCTCTGCCATGCAGAATGTTGCCGCCGACAAGTTGGCAAGTGGTGAAGACGTTGCTTGCGACGTGCTGGTCACCGGTAACAACGGCGACGCCAAAGCCACAGTGATCACCTTGATTACCGACATGGGTATGCGCGGAATCGACGCCGGTCCCCTGGCAAATAGCATCGCCGCCGAGGCCTTGACATCGATTCTGATAGGCTTGAACCGTCGGTACAAAGTAAAGGGCGCAGGTATCCAAATCACTGGTCTGGAAACTGCATCCTAGTCCGGAAAGCTATCAGAGGAGGGGGCGAAAGCTCGACCATGGGGCCTGCAGCAGTCACCTTGAGCGCAATAGGCGGTATACCGATCGTCGAACCGGGAGATGATATCGCTGCGCTCTTGATTGCGGGTCTGAACCACAACGGCATTACCCTTCAGGACAATGACGTTTTGGTCGTTGCGCAGAAAATCATCTCAAAGGCCGAGGGCCGCTTCGTCGATCTGCGCGCTGTTGAGCCAAGTCCGCAGGCCCGAGATTATGCAGATCGGGCGGGCAAGGACCCGCGCGTTGTCGAATTGATTCTGGCTGAGTCGACAGAGGTTCTGCGCTGCGTTCCGGGTGTTATCATCGTGGCGCATCGATTGGGACATGTCGCGGCAAACGCGGGCATTGATCAGTCCAACGTACAAAAGGCGGATGGTAAAGAGCCCGTACTTCTTCTTCCGGTGGATCCGGACGACTCCGCTTCGCGCCTGAAACAAGCCCTTGATCGCCATTTTGGCGTTCGCGTTGCAGTGATCATCAATGATAGCGTCGGCCGCGCTTGGCGTTTGGGCACCGTGGGCATGGCGCTGGGGGTTGCCGGGCTCCCGGCACTGGTTGATAAGGTGAACCAGCCGGACTTGTTCGGCCGCAAGCTGGAATCCACACAGATAGGGTTTGCCGATGAACTGGCGGCTGCGGCATCGCTGGTCATGGGACAGGCCGACGAAGGCCAGCCCGCGGTGTTGCTACGCGGCGTCATCTGGGAT from the Limibacillus halophilus genome contains:
- a CDS encoding carbon-nitrogen hydrolase family protein, which produces MVTTDKKREVEVLVVQCGGADPVPEKNVEANIKLVYEAVKDRKPHFIVFTELSNTQYFCGYNDPKWFGLAEPIDGPSVTRMREVAKDIGCYILFTFYEKGFVKGEYFNSLAVIDPRGELVPGTLPDGRQVKCYRKCHIPDQYSYSPGLNERYYFKGGPGLPVFDTDHGRIGSLICYERSFPEGWRVLALHGAEIIFVPTAAWGNYRADSWGFELRTTAVQNGVFVVAPNKGGSEITEGERIFYGHSIVYSPMGELLAEGPKQQGPATIWATLDMSEVERHGRRYTFFRDRRPELYSSLADVSRNGY
- a CDS encoding LLM class flavin-dependent oxidoreductase, with protein sequence MDVGVFLGTQHLPDANIRQEFENHLVQTRAIRDAGFDALWLAQHYLTYPDQFLQTTPMMARLAAETGDMTLGTNIFVLPLHNIIDVAEQYATLDIITGGKLIFGAALGYRDIEYNNFGVDRKRRAKLFDEQIDALKLLWEEDNATFEGEFVKFENISIRPRPLQRPRPPIWLGAAADPAIKRAAIKGDAWIATSVTQYDAVKEQVGLYHQVRKDAGLPRHPEGITKCVELYCAPTKAEAMEMGAPFMANKYKAYYSWGMGKNVPGVSGEDLPLEELIKGRFVVGDPEECIAECQRHRDELECSHLLVRMNFPGMPLENVLKGIKLFGEEVLPHIR
- the npdG gene encoding NADPH-dependent F420 reductase, translating into MSSNKPSVAVIGGTGALGGGIAYRLTLAGYRVILGSRDAARAAEASQALNARVGGGMAVGASNRDAAEKCEVVILAVPFSTHEEILTDIAGQLEGKVVVDTTVPLVPPKVSTVQVTQTGSPAARTAEVLGDKAQVVSAMQNVAADKLASGEDVACDVLVTGNNGDAKATVITLITDMGMRGIDAGPLANSIAAEALTSILIGLNRRYKVKGAGIQITGLETAS
- the cofE gene encoding coenzyme F420-0:L-glutamate ligase, which translates into the protein MGPAAVTLSAIGGIPIVEPGDDIAALLIAGLNHNGITLQDNDVLVVAQKIISKAEGRFVDLRAVEPSPQARDYADRAGKDPRVVELILAESTEVLRCVPGVIIVAHRLGHVAANAGIDQSNVQKADGKEPVLLLPVDPDDSASRLKQALDRHFGVRVAVIINDSVGRAWRLGTVGMALGVAGLPALVDKVNQPDLFGRKLESTQIGFADELAAAASLVMGQADEGQPAVLLRGVIWDQTSSSSRALLRPVNADLFR